The following are from one region of the Stigmatella ashevillena genome:
- a CDS encoding adenylosuccinate synthase: MPNVVVVGAQWGDEGKGKVVDLLTEHAQVVVRFQGGNNAGHTLVVGGQKTVLHLIPSGILHPGKTCVIGNGVVVDPAVLVGEMDALKARGFLKEASHLLISDNAHVIFPWHKLLDTFREKARGGSAIGTTGRGIGPAYEDKVARRGIRVRDLLQPERLRKRIDERLPQALEELRELCLKASEPVPSLDAAQLQEEFSSLGEKLRPHVGDASLFLASQVSRGARILFEGAQGTLLDVDHGTYPYVTSSNCVAGNAAVGSGLGPTAIDKVMGISKAYTTRVGGGPFPTELSDTLGDQLRRVGDEFGATTGRPRRCGWLDGVVLRYAVRVNGLSSLALTKLDVLSGLKTLQLCNAYELDGQRVSELPGDYEDLGRVKPVYETLPGWEEKLTGVRTFDELPESAKRYVRRVEEISGVPVTCISVGADRGETVLLQNPFRS; the protein is encoded by the coding sequence ATGCCGAATGTCGTCGTTGTTGGAGCGCAGTGGGGAGATGAGGGGAAGGGCAAGGTCGTCGACCTGCTCACGGAGCACGCCCAGGTGGTGGTGCGCTTCCAGGGGGGCAACAATGCGGGCCATACCCTGGTCGTCGGCGGTCAGAAGACCGTCCTGCACCTGATTCCTTCCGGCATCCTGCACCCAGGCAAGACCTGTGTGATTGGCAACGGGGTGGTGGTGGATCCGGCGGTGCTCGTCGGAGAGATGGATGCGCTCAAGGCGCGCGGCTTTCTGAAAGAGGCCTCGCACCTGCTCATCTCGGACAACGCCCACGTCATCTTCCCCTGGCACAAGCTGCTCGACACCTTCCGCGAGAAGGCCCGCGGCGGCAGTGCCATCGGAACCACGGGGCGGGGCATCGGCCCGGCCTACGAGGACAAGGTGGCCCGGCGGGGCATTCGGGTGAGGGACTTGCTCCAGCCCGAGCGCCTGCGCAAGCGCATCGACGAGCGGCTCCCGCAGGCGTTGGAGGAACTGCGCGAGCTGTGCCTGAAGGCCAGCGAGCCGGTGCCGTCGCTGGACGCGGCGCAGCTCCAGGAGGAGTTCTCCAGCCTGGGAGAGAAGCTCCGGCCCCACGTGGGAGATGCCTCGCTGTTCCTCGCCAGCCAGGTGTCCCGGGGAGCCCGCATCCTCTTCGAGGGCGCTCAGGGCACGCTGCTGGACGTGGACCATGGCACCTATCCCTACGTCACCAGCTCCAACTGCGTGGCGGGCAATGCGGCGGTGGGCTCGGGGCTGGGCCCCACGGCCATCGACAAGGTGATGGGCATCAGCAAGGCGTACACCACGCGCGTGGGCGGAGGCCCGTTCCCCACCGAGCTGAGCGACACGTTGGGAGACCAGCTGCGCCGCGTGGGAGACGAGTTCGGCGCGACCACGGGACGTCCCCGCCGGTGCGGCTGGCTGGACGGTGTGGTGCTGCGCTATGCGGTCCGGGTCAACGGCCTGAGCAGCCTGGCCCTGACGAAGCTGGACGTGCTGTCGGGCCTCAAGACGCTGCAACTGTGCAACGCCTACGAGCTGGACGGTCAGCGCGTCTCCGAGCTTCCGGGGGACTACGAGGACCTGGGACGCGTCAAGCCCGTGTACGAGACCTTGCCCGGCTGGGAGGAGAAGCTCACCGGCGTGCGCACCTTCGACGAGCTGCCGGAGAGCGCCAAGCGGTACGTCCGCCGGGTGGAGGAGATCTCCGGCGTGCCCGTCACCTGCATCTCGGTGGGAGCGGACCGGGGCGAGACGGTTCTTCTCCAGAACCCCTTCCGGAGCTGA